A single region of the Novosphingobium sp. SL115 genome encodes:
- a CDS encoding FAD:protein FMN transferase: MNQAIPAPRIAVPDAIDEEALRGFDPAAPVVVLQGQTMGTTWQIMAAVPDALGLDAQALTALVQARLDRIVAEMSHWEPGSHLSRFNRAAPGCLTVLPADFAQVMACGLRIAEACGGAFDPAQGRLTDAWGLGPRKVAGEPDAATIADAIAHSGWRRLAFDPQGRVLRQPGGVWLDLSGVAKGFAVDAVADMLAQHGVRHALVEVGGECAGRGMRPDGDPWWVDVEAPAGMEVPLLRVALHQLAIATSGDYLRGAHTLDPKTGRPAIHDTTAVTVLHRTCMEADAWATALGVLPPARARKLAQERGLAVRLLARDGAEWISPALAAMF, encoded by the coding sequence ATGAATCAGGCGATTCCGGCACCGCGCATTGCGGTGCCGGACGCTATTGACGAAGAGGCGCTGCGGGGTTTTGACCCGGCAGCGCCTGTTGTCGTTCTGCAAGGGCAGACGATGGGCACCACATGGCAGATCATGGCCGCCGTCCCTGATGCGCTGGGGCTGGATGCGCAGGCGTTGACAGCACTGGTGCAGGCGCGGCTGGACCGGATCGTGGCCGAGATGAGCCACTGGGAGCCGGGATCGCATCTGAGCCGCTTCAACCGGGCGGCGCCGGGGTGTCTGACCGTGCTACCCGCCGATTTTGCGCAGGTGATGGCCTGCGGTTTGCGCATTGCCGAGGCGTGCGGTGGTGCGTTCGATCCGGCACAGGGGCGGTTGACCGATGCATGGGGGCTTGGCCCGCGCAAGGTTGCCGGAGAGCCTGACGCAGCGACTATTGCCGACGCCATCGCCCATTCAGGCTGGCGACGGCTGGCGTTTGATCCGCAAGGGCGCGTGCTGCGCCAGCCCGGCGGGGTGTGGCTGGACCTTTCAGGGGTTGCCAAGGGCTTTGCGGTGGATGCCGTGGCCGACATGCTGGCGCAGCATGGCGTGCGTCATGCGCTGGTCGAAGTGGGCGGCGAATGTGCAGGGCGCGGGATGCGGCCTGATGGCGATCCGTGGTGGGTGGATGTTGAAGCGCCCGCGGGGATGGAGGTGCCGCTGTTGCGCGTGGCCTTGCACCAGTTGGCCATAGCGACATCGGGGGACTATTTGCGCGGCGCGCATACGCTGGATCCCAAGACCGGGCGACCGGCGATTCATGATACGACCGCCGTGACGGTGCTGCACCGGACCTGCATGGAAGCCGATGCATGGGCGACCGCGCTGGGCGTTCTGCCGCCTGCGCGCGCGCGCAAGCTGGCGCAGGAGCGCGGGCTGGCGGTGCGATTGCTCGCACGGGACGGGGCCGAATGGATCAGTCCGGCGCTGGCGGCGATGTTCTAA
- a CDS encoding DUF4198 domain-containing protein encodes MIRKTALLAAVAFGFIQPASAHNAWLLPSTTVLSDTNQSVTVDAAASTAPFEANHQALGADMVKVWAPDGTMGKVENPSRGRYRSTFDVKIDKPGTWRIGMENSGVSGTFKVNGESWMVGRRRGPPAGAPGAGGPGAGGPGAPGGPGQGAPGAPPAMAGGNPPAPPAGAPAGGPQGGPGGRPQIDPSHIVATVDEIPAGATDLDLTETAGRNEFFVSAGEPSDALFKPVGKGLEFVPVTLPTDLVSNEPGQFRFLVDGKPAAGLEVEVIPGGRRYREADQTQKLKTDAQGLLTVNWPGAGFYWMNASLTDTKPANPKATKRRMSYTATLEVLAP; translated from the coding sequence ATGATCCGCAAGACTGCTTTGCTGGCCGCTGTGGCGTTCGGCTTTATTCAGCCTGCCAGCGCGCATAACGCATGGCTGCTGCCTTCGACCACGGTGCTGTCCGACACCAACCAGAGCGTGACGGTGGATGCCGCCGCTTCGACCGCGCCGTTCGAGGCGAACCATCAGGCGCTGGGCGCGGACATGGTCAAGGTGTGGGCGCCCGACGGCACGATGGGCAAAGTCGAAAATCCGTCGCGTGGCCGTTATCGGTCAACCTTTGACGTGAAGATCGACAAGCCGGGCACATGGCGCATCGGCATGGAAAACAGTGGCGTTTCGGGCACGTTCAAGGTGAACGGCGAAAGCTGGATGGTGGGCCGTCGTCGTGGTCCGCCTGCTGGTGCGCCCGGGGCTGGTGGTCCGGGTGCTGGTGGTCCGGGCGCTCCGGGTGGTCCAGGGCAGGGCGCGCCGGGTGCGCCGCCCGCTATGGCTGGTGGAAACCCGCCTGCACCGCCTGCTGGCGCACCTGCCGGTGGCCCGCAGGGTGGTCCCGGTGGCCGTCCGCAAATCGACCCCAGCCATATCGTTGCCACGGTTGACGAAATTCCTGCCGGGGCAACCGATCTGGACCTGACCGAAACGGCTGGCCGTAACGAATTCTTCGTCAGCGCTGGCGAGCCTAGTGATGCGCTGTTCAAGCCTGTCGGCAAGGGGTTGGAATTTGTGCCGGTGACGCTGCCGACCGATCTGGTGTCGAACGAGCCGGGCCAGTTCCGCTTTCTGGTGGACGGCAAGCCTGCCGCTGGCCTTGAAGTGGAAGTGATCCCCGGTGGCCGTCGTTATCGCGAGGCGGACCAGACGCAGAAGCTGAAGACCGATGCGCAGGGACTGTTGACGGTCAACTGGCCCGGTGCAGGGTTCTATTGGATGAACGCGAGCCTGACCGATACCAAGCCGGCCAATCCGAAGGCAACCAAGCGCCGCATGAGCTATACCGCGACGCTGGAAGTGCTGGCCCCATGA
- a CDS encoding DUF2271 domain-containing protein encodes MKKSLVLVASVIAAPASAGTVTVTIPRINVAEYHVPYLAAWIEPTAGGPARTLAVWYDVDKRGNEPGTKWLADLRTWWRKGGRSLKLPADGVSGATRAPGVHRIAIPANVKPGAYTLFVEAAREDGGRELVSVPLTVPNGNAKASGKTELGAVVVSAR; translated from the coding sequence ATGAAGAAAAGCCTTGTTCTTGTCGCGAGCGTGATTGCCGCGCCCGCATCTGCCGGGACGGTGACGGTCACCATCCCGCGCATCAATGTTGCCGAATACCATGTGCCCTATCTGGCCGCGTGGATCGAACCGACCGCAGGTGGCCCGGCGCGCACGCTGGCGGTGTGGTATGACGTGGACAAGCGCGGCAACGAGCCGGGGACCAAGTGGCTGGCAGACCTGCGGACATGGTGGCGCAAGGGTGGCCGCAGCCTGAAGCTGCCCGCCGATGGTGTGAGCGGCGCAACCCGCGCACCGGGCGTCCACCGCATCGCCATCCCCGCCAACGTCAAGCCGGGGGCATACACCCTGTTTGTCGAAGCCGCGCGTGAAGACGGCGGGCGTGAACTGGTTTCGGTGCCGCTGACCGTGCCCAATGGCAATGCAAAGGCCAGCGGCAAGACCGAACTGGGCGCGGTTGTCGTTTCCGCCCGTTGA
- a CDS encoding PepSY-associated TM helix domain-containing protein has protein sequence MKVVEGMAGGEKASVAERGDAIAQPHVRANPRKNRKAKQFWLKQLHAWHWISAAISLAGMFVFSVTGLTLNHAATIAAEPKVVTAQGELPASMLGLLQREAGAQNTPLPAQVADEVQSLVGVKAAGVAAEWSDAEVYVAVPGPGRDAWVSIDRETGAIEAERTERGWVSFFNDLHKGRNTGTAWFWLLDVLAVACVVFTFTGMLLLQLHAKNRPSTWPLVGLGTAIPLIIILFFMHS, from the coding sequence TTGAAAGTTGTGGAAGGCATGGCGGGCGGTGAAAAGGCCAGTGTGGCCGAGCGTGGCGATGCCATTGCGCAGCCGCATGTGCGGGCCAACCCGCGCAAGAATCGCAAGGCCAAGCAGTTCTGGCTGAAGCAGCTGCATGCATGGCACTGGATCAGCGCGGCGATATCGCTGGCGGGGATGTTCGTCTTTTCAGTGACGGGCCTGACGCTGAATCATGCAGCGACGATTGCTGCTGAACCGAAGGTGGTGACCGCGCAGGGCGAATTGCCCGCATCAATGCTGGGTCTGTTGCAGCGCGAAGCCGGCGCGCAAAACACGCCGCTCCCCGCGCAAGTGGCTGATGAAGTGCAAAGCCTTGTCGGCGTAAAGGCGGCAGGGGTGGCGGCGGAGTGGTCCGATGCCGAAGTCTATGTCGCGGTGCCGGGGCCGGGCCGGGACGCCTGGGTCAGTATTGACCGCGAAACCGGCGCGATCGAGGCCGAACGGACCGAACGTGGCTGGGTGTCGTTCTTCAACGATCTCCACAAGGGCCGCAACACCGGGACGGCGTGGTTCTGGCTGCTCGACGTGCTGGCGGTGGCCTGCGTGGTGTTCACGTTTACCGGCATGCTGCTGTTGCAACTTCACGCCAAGAACCGGCCTTCAACCTGGCCGCTGGTGGGGCTGGGGACGGCGATCCCGCTGATTATCATTCTGTTTTTCATGCATTCGTGA
- a CDS encoding TonB-dependent receptor, protein MTASRSIPSFLALGCVGAMTFTGPAQAQEAEGNQRLGGMTVTDTALDESGYKVDNAASPKYTAPLLDTPRSIVVLPSQVIQESGSTSFVEALRTVPGITFGAGEGGNPQGDRPFIRGFDAQGSTYVDGIRSVGGQSREIFAIEQIEVVKGSDSSMGGRGSAGGSLNLVSKMPHLGTDARADLAYGTQDYKRATLDANYQIGETAAVRLNGMWHDADVAGRDVVTYNRWGVSPSLAFGLGTATRAFINYYHLESDDIPDPGIPFERAGNATQVNTTADLQIGPAEVINGRAVDRSTFYGLANRDFRETNVDELLLRFERDLSDRIRLGATAKYANAQQAYIITQPDDSQGNVQNGLVWRRANTRWSDVDSMAGQINLAGTFDTGGLKHSFAAGVEANWEKSDRGTFAVNTNVSTSTAQRCSAANQAAFNCTSLFAPNPYDNWQNIPANGTVGVPITKSGTTARTEATTYAIYAFDTITITDALLLNLGLRQDWYKTTASTIATTGTTALKLDDSFLNYQAGLTFKPVSNGSIYASYAKSTTPAGSMVGEGQEGNAIALTTLNDLKAEETKSYEVGTKWEFMDAALGLSLAVFRTETTNARTTGSNGLPEYVGERRIQGVEVGFNGKPLPFWSIFGGYTYMDSEIRNAGVGNVNNGKPFPNTPKHSFTAWTTFDIPGGLQIGGGAIHNSKQYGSFGTVVLDDGTTGTIVRSIPGYWRFDATAALTVTDNVSLRVNVQNLTNKKYYDRTYTTHYATIAAGRSAFATLSLKY, encoded by the coding sequence ATGACAGCTTCCAGATCCATCCCATCGTTCCTGGCGCTTGGCTGCGTCGGCGCGATGACCTTTACAGGCCCCGCGCAGGCGCAGGAAGCCGAGGGCAATCAGCGCCTTGGCGGGATGACGGTGACCGATACCGCGCTCGACGAATCTGGCTACAAGGTGGATAACGCCGCCTCGCCCAAGTACACCGCGCCGCTGCTCGATACGCCGCGCTCCATCGTCGTGCTTCCCTCGCAGGTCATTCAGGAAAGCGGATCGACCAGCTTCGTCGAGGCGCTGCGCACCGTGCCTGGCATCACCTTCGGCGCGGGCGAAGGTGGCAACCCCCAGGGCGACCGCCCCTTCATCCGCGGCTTCGACGCGCAGGGCAGCACTTACGTCGATGGCATTCGCAGCGTCGGCGGCCAGTCGCGCGAAATCTTCGCCATCGAACAGATCGAAGTGGTCAAGGGTAGCGATTCGTCCATGGGCGGGCGCGGCAGCGCCGGCGGCAGCCTCAACCTTGTCAGCAAGATGCCGCATCTGGGCACCGATGCACGCGCCGATCTTGCTTACGGCACACAAGACTACAAGCGTGCCACGCTCGACGCCAACTATCAGATCGGTGAAACGGCTGCCGTTCGCCTGAATGGCATGTGGCACGATGCCGACGTCGCCGGGCGCGATGTCGTCACCTACAACCGCTGGGGCGTTTCGCCGTCGCTTGCCTTCGGCCTTGGCACCGCGACACGCGCGTTCATCAACTACTACCACCTTGAAAGCGACGATATCCCCGATCCGGGCATCCCGTTCGAACGCGCGGGCAACGCCACGCAAGTCAACACGACCGCCGATCTCCAGATCGGCCCCGCCGAAGTCATCAACGGTCGCGCCGTCGATCGCAGCACGTTTTACGGCCTTGCCAACCGCGATTTCCGCGAAACCAACGTCGACGAACTGCTGCTGCGCTTCGAACGCGACCTTTCCGACCGCATCCGGCTTGGCGCCACGGCCAAGTATGCCAATGCGCAACAGGCCTATATCATCACCCAGCCCGACGACAGTCAGGGCAACGTGCAGAACGGTCTGGTCTGGCGCCGTGCCAATACGCGCTGGAGCGATGTCGACTCCATGGCAGGGCAGATCAATCTTGCCGGCACGTTCGACACCGGCGGACTGAAGCACAGCTTTGCCGCTGGCGTCGAAGCCAACTGGGAAAAGTCGGATCGCGGCACTTTTGCGGTGAACACCAACGTCAGCACCAGCACGGCCCAGCGTTGCAGCGCCGCCAACCAGGCTGCGTTCAACTGCACCAGCCTGTTCGCGCCCAACCCGTATGACAACTGGCAGAACATCCCCGCCAACGGCACGGTCGGCGTTCCGATCACCAAGTCCGGCACCACCGCGCGGACCGAAGCGACGACTTACGCGATCTACGCCTTCGACACGATCACGATCACCGACGCTCTGCTGCTCAACCTTGGGTTGCGTCAGGACTGGTACAAGACCACGGCCTCGACCATCGCCACCACCGGCACCACCGCGCTCAAACTCGACGACAGCTTCCTGAACTATCAGGCGGGCCTGACCTTCAAGCCGGTCAGCAACGGCAGCATCTATGCCTCCTATGCCAAGTCGACCACGCCAGCAGGGAGCATGGTGGGTGAAGGGCAGGAAGGCAACGCCATCGCCCTGACCACGCTCAACGACCTCAAGGCCGAAGAAACGAAGTCCTACGAAGTCGGCACCAAGTGGGAATTCATGGATGCCGCACTGGGCCTTAGCCTTGCCGTGTTCCGCACCGAAACCACCAACGCCCGCACCACCGGCTCCAACGGTCTGCCCGAATATGTCGGTGAACGCCGCATTCAGGGCGTTGAAGTGGGCTTCAACGGTAAGCCGTTGCCGTTCTGGAGCATCTTCGGCGGCTATACTTACATGGATTCGGAAATCCGCAATGCCGGCGTCGGGAACGTCAACAACGGCAAGCCGTTCCCCAACACGCCCAAGCACAGCTTCACCGCGTGGACCACGTTCGATATCCCCGGCGGTTTGCAGATCGGCGGCGGCGCGATCCACAACTCGAAGCAGTATGGCAGCTTCGGCACGGTGGTTCTGGACGATGGCACCACCGGCACCATCGTGCGCTCCATCCCCGGTTACTGGCGCTTCGATGCAACGGCCGCGCTTACGGTAACCGACAATGTCTCGCTGCGCGTCAACGTGCAGAACCTGACGAACAAGAAGTACTACGACCGGACTTACACCACGCACTACGCCACGATCGCGGCTGGCCGCTCGGCCTTCGCCACGCTTTCGCTGAAGTATTGA
- a CDS encoding tetratricopeptide repeat protein, giving the protein MPVKFEDILRWTSQEASERLSSSDEEIAEIMKVAADGGLADAQALYGQMLLDGKGVARNPAEALRRFSDAAHAGHVMAMNMVGRCCEHGWGTRVDAALAAKWYEVAAERGLDWGMYNLATLHCLGRGVALDHQKAHDLFARAAGLGHVKSLNMLGGFHEDGWVVAQDMKAAAALYHRAAEGGDFRGMFNHARMLIDAGDIDGATAWLNKLPACATADFMDKVRNWLENRTEPALKALAFNL; this is encoded by the coding sequence ATGCCGGTGAAGTTCGAAGATATTCTGCGCTGGACCAGCCAGGAGGCAAGCGAGCGGCTTTCCTCGTCCGACGAAGAGATCGCGGAGATCATGAAAGTAGCCGCCGATGGCGGCCTTGCCGACGCCCAGGCGCTCTACGGTCAGATGCTGCTCGACGGGAAAGGCGTCGCCCGAAATCCCGCCGAAGCTCTCCGCCGTTTTTCCGACGCAGCCCATGCAGGGCACGTCATGGCGATGAATATGGTCGGGCGATGCTGCGAACATGGCTGGGGCACCCGCGTGGACGCCGCCCTTGCCGCCAAGTGGTATGAAGTGGCGGCGGAGCGAGGGTTAGATTGGGGGATGTACAATCTGGCAACGTTGCATTGCCTTGGCCGCGGCGTAGCGCTCGATCATCAAAAGGCGCACGACCTGTTTGCGCGGGCTGCCGGACTTGGCCATGTCAAGTCGCTCAACATGCTGGGCGGCTTCCATGAAGATGGCTGGGTTGTGGCACAGGACATGAAGGCCGCCGCCGCGCTGTATCATCGCGCTGCCGAAGGAGGCGATTTTCGCGGCATGTTCAATCATGCGCGCATGCTGATCGATGCGGGTGACATCGACGGCGCGACGGCATGGCTGAACAAACTGCCCGCCTGCGCCACGGCGGACTTCATGGACAAGGTGCGCAACTGGCTGGAAAACCGCACCGAACCGGCACTCAAAGCGCTCGCCTTCAACCTGTGA
- a CDS encoding energy transducer TonB, which translates to MFLERENLVAADCHSGSFADFDRAAPAAATAPALAPTPTYVPAGGRYGEGRKSSISGIALAVGVHILIVPVLLGLGYQATAKKEDRFVAVNLTPPPAPPPAAQPETPPQEQKLETTVQPPLIQIPTPVQQPLVLAVTDSAPQVQPAAVSAPPAPPAPPAPPAPPSMVTSNALGTRMVAGSPPRYPLESRRKKEQGTVELMLILGVDGAVEAISVAKSSGFARLDEAALSAVRRWRWAPTSRDGAPVKVKGVVEIPFVLQSA; encoded by the coding sequence ATGTTTCTGGAACGCGAAAACCTTGTAGCGGCAGATTGCCACAGCGGTTCGTTTGCGGACTTTGATCGCGCTGCACCTGCCGCAGCAACTGCCCCAGCACTAGCCCCCACACCAACCTATGTCCCAGCGGGTGGACGCTATGGCGAAGGGCGCAAATCCAGCATATCGGGTATCGCGCTGGCCGTGGGCGTCCACATCCTGATCGTGCCCGTGCTGCTCGGCCTCGGCTATCAGGCGACGGCAAAGAAGGAAGACCGCTTCGTCGCGGTCAACCTCACCCCGCCGCCCGCACCGCCGCCCGCCGCCCAGCCCGAAACGCCGCCGCAGGAACAAAAGCTGGAAACCACCGTCCAGCCCCCGCTGATCCAGATTCCCACACCGGTCCAGCAACCGCTGGTCCTCGCCGTGACAGACTCCGCCCCGCAGGTTCAGCCTGCCGCCGTCAGCGCGCCACCTGCCCCCCCGGCTCCGCCAGCCCCGCCTGCGCCGCCATCCATGGTCACTTCGAACGCGCTGGGCACGCGCATGGTTGCTGGCAGCCCGCCGCGCTACCCATTGGAAAGCCGCCGCAAGAAGGAACAGGGCACCGTCGAACTGATGCTGATTCTGGGCGTCGACGGCGCGGTTGAAGCCATCTCGGTCGCCAAAAGCAGCGGCTTTGCCCGGCTTGACGAAGCCGCGCTCAGCGCCGTGCGTCGCTGGCGCTGGGCGCCCACCTCGCGCGATGGCGCACCGGTAAAGGTCAAGGGCGTGGTCGAAATCCCCTTCGTCCTGCAATCGGCCTGA
- a CDS encoding Fe2+-dependent dioxygenase has product MLLPIPALIGPEDVAALRAIIDAAPWEDGNATSGHQARLVKNNRQLPEDGAAAQQAGQIVLTALASSPLFIAAALPHKIYPPMFNSYSGGQTYGLHVDNAVRVKAGTDWRVRSDLSMTVFLEDPAHYDGGELTIETRFGAQSVKLAAGDAILYPSSSLHMVQPVTRGCRVASFFWIQSMVRDDMARTSLFDLDQSIQTLATQVGQDNPSIVRLTGVYHNLLRQWAEA; this is encoded by the coding sequence ATGTTGCTTCCCATCCCGGCCCTGATCGGGCCTGAAGACGTTGCCGCCCTGCGCGCCATCATCGACGCCGCCCCATGGGAAGACGGCAATGCCACATCAGGCCATCAGGCCCGGCTGGTAAAGAACAACCGCCAGTTGCCCGAAGACGGCGCAGCAGCACAGCAGGCCGGGCAGATCGTGCTGACCGCCCTTGCCAGCAGCCCGCTGTTCATCGCCGCCGCTTTGCCACACAAAATCTATCCGCCCATGTTCAACAGTTATTCGGGCGGGCAGACCTATGGCCTGCATGTCGACAATGCCGTGCGGGTAAAGGCAGGCACCGACTGGCGCGTGCGATCAGACCTGTCGATGACCGTGTTTCTCGAAGACCCCGCCCATTACGACGGCGGCGAATTGACCATCGAAACCCGCTTCGGCGCACAGTCGGTCAAACTGGCCGCAGGCGATGCCATCCTCTACCCCTCATCCTCGCTGCATATGGTCCAGCCGGTCACGCGCGGCTGCCGCGTAGCCAGCTTCTTCTGGATTCAATCCATGGTGCGCGACGACATGGCCCGCACCAGTCTGTTCGACCTCGACCAGTCAATCCAGACCCTCGCCACGCAAGTAGGCCAGGACAACCCCTCCATCGTCCGCCTCACCGGCGTCTACCACAACCTGCTAAGGCAGTGGGCCGAGGCATAG
- a CDS encoding ferredoxin--NADP reductase: MSDRIAAKAGLAPSATLNVEQVRSVRHWNEHLFSFSITRPPSFRFRSGEFVMIGLPGGEGRPLLRAYSIASPAYSDELEFLSIKVPDGPLTSRLQKVQPGDEVFLGRKPVGTLVADALKPGKRLFLLSTGTGLAPFLSLVRDPDIYDRFDQILLVHCVRRVSDLAFRDELESQLAGDPLVQDQALLQFHYLPTVTREPFRTMGRIGALIDDGRLFDGRLAGPKALSPETDRVMMCGSMAMIRDLQARLEAQGFAEGSNAAPGDFVIERAFVD, encoded by the coding sequence ATGAGCGACCGAATTGCGGCCAAGGCGGGGCTTGCCCCATCGGCCACGCTGAATGTGGAACAAGTGCGGTCGGTCCGCCACTGGAACGAACACCTGTTCAGCTTTTCGATCACGCGCCCGCCCAGCTTCCGCTTCCGGTCGGGCGAGTTCGTGATGATCGGTCTTCCGGGTGGCGAGGGGCGACCCCTGCTGCGCGCCTATTCCATCGCCAGTCCGGCCTATTCGGACGAACTGGAATTCCTGTCGATCAAGGTGCCCGATGGCCCGCTGACATCGCGGTTGCAGAAGGTGCAGCCCGGCGACGAGGTGTTTCTGGGCCGCAAGCCTGTAGGGACGCTGGTGGCCGATGCGCTGAAACCGGGCAAGCGGCTGTTCCTGCTGTCCACCGGCACTGGGCTTGCGCCGTTCCTCAGCCTTGTGCGCGACCCGGATATCTATGACCGGTTCGACCAGATCCTGCTGGTGCATTGCGTGCGCCGGGTCAGCGACCTTGCCTTCCGCGATGAACTGGAAAGCCAGTTGGCGGGCGATCCGCTGGTGCAGGATCAGGCGCTGTTGCAGTTCCACTATCTGCCCACGGTCACGCGCGAGCCTTTTCGCACTATGGGCCGGATTGGCGCGCTGATTGACGATGGACGGCTGTTCGATGGCAGGCTGGCGGGGCCGAAAGCGTTGTCGCCTGAAACCGACCGCGTGATGATGTGCGGATCGATGGCTATGATCCGCGATTTGCAGGCGCGGTTAGAGGCGCAGGGCTTTGCCGAAGGATCGAATGCCGCACCGGGAGACTTTGTGATCGAGCGGGCGTTTGTTGATTGA
- the mutM gene encoding bifunctional DNA-formamidopyrimidine glycosylase/DNA-(apurinic or apyrimidinic site) lyase, translating into MPELPEVETTVRGLATVLHGQVITRVQVNRRDLRRPFPVDLAQALTGARVTGMGRRAKYGLIHTDRDRTMVFHLGMSGRWRIDPEEMGKHDHLVLETGEGRVLALNDARRFGSVDLVDTPALEAWGPFAALGPEPLGEGLSAKHLAAAFKGRIAAVKLLLLDQRIVAGLGNIYVCEALNRAGIHPEREGGKVSAKALERLVPLIRDVLEESIAAGGSTLRDYARPDGELGYFAKDWRVYGREGEVCACGGTVSRVVQGGRSTFFCAKCQK; encoded by the coding sequence ATGCCCGAATTGCCCGAAGTAGAAACGACCGTCCGTGGCCTTGCAACCGTGCTTCATGGGCAGGTGATAACGCGGGTGCAGGTGAACCGGCGCGATTTGCGGCGGCCCTTTCCGGTGGATCTGGCACAGGCGCTGACCGGTGCGCGGGTGACCGGCATGGGGCGGCGGGCGAAATATGGACTGATCCATACTGACCGTGACCGGACGATGGTGTTTCACCTTGGCATGTCCGGGCGCTGGCGGATCGACCCGGAAGAGATGGGCAAGCATGACCATCTGGTGCTGGAAACGGGCGAGGGTCGCGTGCTGGCGCTGAACGATGCGCGGCGGTTCGGTTCGGTGGATCTGGTGGATACACCCGCGCTGGAGGCGTGGGGGCCGTTTGCCGCGCTGGGGCCGGAGCCGTTGGGCGAGGGGCTGAGTGCAAAGCATCTGGCGGCGGCGTTCAAGGGGCGGATCGCGGCGGTGAAGCTGCTGTTGCTGGACCAGCGGATCGTGGCGGGGCTGGGCAATATCTATGTTTGCGAAGCGCTGAACCGTGCCGGGATTCACCCGGAGCGCGAAGGTGGGAAGGTGAGCGCAAAGGCGCTGGAGCGGCTGGTGCCGCTGATCCGTGACGTGCTGGAAGAATCGATCGCGGCGGGGGGATCGACCCTGCGCGATTATGCGCGACCTGATGGCGAACTGGGCTATTTTGCCAAGGACTGGCGGGTTTACGGCCGTGAGGGCGAGGTTTGCGCCTGTGGCGGCACGGTGAGCCGTGTGGTGCAAGGCGGCAGATCTACCTTCTTTTGCGCCAAGTGCCAGAAGTAA
- a CDS encoding class I SAM-dependent methyltransferase produces MTTPETASFGYDEIPAEEKEARVGAVFSSVAAKYDVMNDAMSVGMHRLWKDKFVRRVRPRSGEAILDMAGGTGDIAFRMAPSGADITVSDINQDMLNVGMERAQKRGITGLEWSRQNAEELTFADRSFDAYTIAFGIRNVTHIDQALAEAHRVLKFGGRFFCLEFSTTEWPIFSDVYDVYSHKLVPKIGQMIAGDADSYRYLIESIRRFPPMPQFEKMIRTAGFTRTRVEPILGGLVAIHSGWKV; encoded by the coding sequence ATGACGACTCCTGAAACCGCATCGTTCGGCTATGATGAAATCCCGGCAGAGGAAAAAGAGGCCCGCGTCGGCGCGGTCTTTTCCAGCGTGGCGGCCAAGTATGACGTGATGAACGATGCCATGTCGGTCGGCATGCACCGGTTGTGGAAGGACAAGTTCGTCCGCCGCGTCCGTCCCCGTTCGGGCGAAGCGATCCTCGACATGGCGGGCGGCACGGGCGACATCGCGTTCCGCATGGCCCCATCGGGCGCGGACATCACCGTGTCGGACATCAATCAGGACATGCTGAATGTCGGGATGGAACGCGCGCAGAAACGCGGCATCACCGGCCTTGAATGGTCGCGCCAGAATGCCGAAGAACTGACCTTCGCCGACCGCAGCTTCGATGCCTACACCATCGCGTTCGGCATCCGCAATGTCACCCACATCGATCAGGCTCTGGCCGAAGCGCACCGCGTGCTCAAATTCGGTGGCCGCTTCTTCTGCCTTGAATTTTCGACCACCGAATGGCCGATCTTCTCGGATGTCTATGACGTCTATTCGCACAAGCTGGTCCCCAAAATCGGCCAGATGATCGCAGGCGACGCGGATTCCTACCGCTACCTGATCGAATCGATCCGCCGCTTCCCGCCCATGCCGCAGTTCGAAAAGATGATCCGCACCGCAGGCTTCACCCGGACCAGGGTGGAACCCATCCTCGGCGGCCTCGTGGCGATCCATTCGGGGTGGAAGGTCTGA